A portion of the Streptomyces sp. NBC_00376 genome contains these proteins:
- a CDS encoding trypsin-like serine peptidase, with protein sequence MRLIRPALAARQGRGRRRPSSVLAVAAATAVLALTATACGPEEDNASDKPSVPAGQSSDGKITIPDDLKDRLKEHGIDLDQWKNGEWKNWDKDKWLREAKDFVNPIIEDLWDPDRMRDADKSPEKPVDNDISGDVGVTDPTPAPVQAAGVRTPYHANAAESGKLLFDGPEGSMVCSATVVKDPAHPGKSNLVWTAGHCVHAGKKGGWYRNIAFVPSYNNQGLSLAELKKATKQEIAPYGVWWGTWAQTSDQWISQGASVGGQGAPYDFAVLHVTPEKGSTGKSLEETVGSALPVEFNAPAVPKIDGMTATGFPAAPPYDGQKAFQCADKPGRLSLTAQDPTMYRIGCTMTGGASGGGWVANGQDGKPALVSNTSIGPVTAGWLAGPRFGKEAKGVYDSVSKKYAGQ encoded by the coding sequence TCATTCGACCGGCTCTCGCCGCACGTCAGGGGAGGGGGCGCCGCCGGCCTTCGTCGGTGCTCGCCGTGGCCGCGGCCACCGCGGTCCTCGCGCTCACCGCCACCGCCTGCGGTCCCGAAGAGGACAATGCGAGCGACAAGCCGAGCGTTCCCGCCGGCCAGTCCTCGGACGGCAAGATCACCATCCCGGACGATCTGAAGGACCGGCTCAAGGAACACGGGATCGACCTCGACCAGTGGAAGAACGGCGAGTGGAAGAACTGGGACAAGGACAAGTGGCTGCGTGAGGCCAAGGACTTCGTCAACCCCATCATCGAGGACCTCTGGGACCCGGACCGGATGCGGGATGCGGACAAGTCGCCGGAGAAGCCGGTCGACAACGACATCTCGGGTGACGTCGGCGTGACGGACCCGACGCCCGCGCCGGTCCAGGCCGCAGGCGTCCGGACCCCGTACCACGCCAACGCCGCGGAGTCCGGGAAGCTGCTGTTCGACGGCCCCGAGGGCTCCATGGTCTGTTCCGCGACCGTGGTGAAGGACCCGGCGCACCCCGGGAAATCCAACCTGGTGTGGACCGCGGGGCACTGTGTGCACGCCGGCAAGAAGGGCGGCTGGTACCGCAACATCGCCTTCGTGCCGTCGTACAACAACCAGGGCCTTTCGCTTGCCGAGCTGAAGAAGGCGACGAAGCAGGAGATCGCCCCGTACGGCGTGTGGTGGGGCACCTGGGCGCAGACGTCCGACCAGTGGATCTCGCAGGGTGCCTCGGTGGGCGGCCAGGGCGCGCCGTACGACTTCGCGGTGCTGCACGTGACGCCGGAGAAGGGCTCGACGGGCAAGTCCCTGGAGGAGACGGTCGGTTCCGCGCTGCCCGTCGAGTTCAACGCCCCGGCCGTGCCGAAGATCGACGGCATGACCGCGACCGGCTTCCCCGCCGCTCCGCCGTACGACGGCCAGAAGGCGTTCCAGTGCGCGGACAAGCCGGGCCGGCTCTCGCTCACCGCTCAGGACCCGACGATGTACCGCATCGGCTGCACCATGACCGGCGGTGCCTCGGGCGGTGGCTGGGTCGCGAATGGCCAGGACGGCAAGCCCGCGCTGGTCTCGAACACCTCCATCGGACCGGTGACGGCCGGCTGGCTGGCCGGGCCGCGGTTCGGCAAGGAGGCCAAGGGCGTCTACGACTCGGTCAGCAAGAAGTACGCGGGACAGTGA
- a CDS encoding trypsin-like serine peptidase: MRSIRPLLAATGLVAALALTATACGPSEDNAAGKPAAESPGGQDADGSLPDGLAETLKKHGVDPEKWKNGEWKNWDKDKWLREAKDFVNPIIEGLWKPDRMKTAKDSAKTMAAGDVSGGQGISDPEPAPVQAEREKTPYHDYAAPVGKVFFDSPEGSMVCSGTVVKDPENPGKSNLVWTAGHCVHAGSKGGWYRNIVFVPAYNDKGKSAAALESAQPQEIAPYGAYWADWATTSGEWLADGGPTGGEGAPYDYAVLHVKPERGTKSLEETVGNALSVDFDAPEISRIDAMGAWGYPAAPPYDGLIMHKCVDRPGRLSISPSTPAMYRIGCTMTGGSSGGGWFRKGSDGKSVLVSNTSIGPVTSGWLAGPHLGPGAKDVFTTTSEKFAGR; encoded by the coding sequence ATGCGATCCATACGTCCGCTGCTCGCCGCGACCGGTCTCGTCGCCGCGCTCGCGCTGACGGCCACGGCCTGCGGTCCCAGCGAGGACAACGCGGCCGGCAAGCCCGCCGCCGAATCCCCGGGCGGCCAGGACGCCGACGGCTCCCTGCCCGACGGTCTGGCCGAGACGCTGAAGAAGCACGGCGTCGACCCGGAGAAGTGGAAGAACGGCGAGTGGAAGAACTGGGACAAGGACAAGTGGCTGCGTGAGGCCAAGGACTTCGTCAACCCCATCATCGAAGGCCTGTGGAAGCCCGACCGGATGAAGACGGCCAAGGACTCGGCGAAGACCATGGCGGCCGGTGACGTCTCCGGCGGTCAGGGCATCAGCGACCCGGAGCCCGCTCCGGTGCAGGCAGAACGCGAGAAGACGCCGTACCACGACTACGCGGCCCCGGTCGGCAAGGTGTTCTTCGACTCCCCCGAGGGCTCGATGGTCTGCTCGGGCACGGTCGTCAAGGACCCCGAGAACCCGGGCAAGTCCAACCTGGTGTGGACCGCCGGGCACTGTGTGCACGCCGGTTCGAAGGGCGGCTGGTACCGCAACATCGTCTTCGTTCCCGCGTACAACGACAAGGGCAAGTCCGCCGCCGCGCTGGAGAGCGCGCAGCCGCAGGAGATCGCCCCGTACGGCGCGTACTGGGCGGACTGGGCGACGACCTCGGGTGAATGGCTCGCCGACGGCGGACCCACCGGGGGCGAGGGCGCCCCCTACGACTACGCGGTGCTGCACGTGAAGCCGGAGAGGGGCACCAAGTCCCTGGAGGAGACCGTGGGCAACGCGCTGTCGGTCGACTTCGACGCTCCCGAGATCTCGCGGATCGACGCCATGGGCGCGTGGGGATACCCGGCCGCTCCCCCGTACGACGGCCTGATCATGCACAAGTGCGTCGACCGCCCCGGCCGTCTCTCCATCAGCCCGAGCACTCCGGCGATGTACCGCATCGGCTGCACCATGACCGGTGGGTCGTCCGGCGGCGGCTGGTTCCGCAAGGGCAGTGACGGCAAGTCGGTGCTGGTCTCCAACACGTCCATCGGACCGGTGACTTCGGGCTGGCTCGCCGGCCCCCACCTGGGTCCGGGCGCCAAGGACGTCTTCACCACGACGAGCGAGAAGTTCGCCGGCCGCTGA
- the hflX gene encoding GTPase HflX, which produces MTSSSSLPQDAQDAQSATENVTESLTESLRADALMEEDVAWSHEIDTERDGEQLDRSERAALRRVAGLSTELEDVTEVEYRQLRLERVVLVGVWTSGTVRDAENSLAELAALAETAGAQVLDAVFQRRDKPDPATYIGSGKALELRDIVLESGADTVVCDGELSPGQLIHLEDVVKVKVVDRTALILDIFAQHAKSREGKAQVSLAQMQYMLPRLRGWGQSLSRQMGGGGSSGGGGMATRGPGETKIETDRRRIREKMAKMRREIAEMKTGREIKRQERKRNKVPSVAIAGYTNAGKSSLLNRLTGAGVLVENALFATLDPTVRRAETPSGRLYTLADTVGFVRHLPHHLVEAFRSTMEEVGESDLILHVVDGSHPAPEEQLAAVREVIREVGAVDVPEIVVVNKADAADPLVLQRLLRIERHAIAVSARTGAGIDELLTLIDTELPRPSVEIDALVPYIQGGLVSRVHAEGEVISEEHTSEGTLLKARVHEELAAELSSFVPVAH; this is translated from the coding sequence ATGACCTCCTCTTCTTCCCTTCCCCAGGACGCGCAGGACGCGCAGAGTGCTACGGAGAATGTCACCGAAAGCCTCACCGAGAGCCTTCGGGCCGACGCCCTGATGGAAGAGGACGTCGCCTGGAGCCACGAGATCGACACGGAGCGGGACGGCGAGCAGCTCGACCGCTCCGAGCGCGCCGCACTGCGGCGTGTGGCCGGGCTCTCCACCGAGCTCGAAGATGTCACCGAGGTCGAGTACCGACAGCTGCGCCTGGAGCGCGTGGTGCTGGTCGGTGTCTGGACGTCGGGGACCGTGCGTGACGCGGAGAACTCCCTCGCGGAGCTGGCCGCACTGGCGGAGACGGCGGGTGCCCAGGTGCTCGACGCCGTCTTCCAGCGCCGCGACAAGCCCGACCCGGCCACCTACATCGGTTCGGGCAAGGCGTTGGAGCTGCGCGACATCGTCCTCGAATCGGGGGCCGACACCGTCGTCTGCGACGGTGAGCTCAGCCCCGGCCAGCTGATTCACCTGGAAGACGTCGTCAAGGTCAAGGTGGTCGACCGGACCGCACTGATCCTCGACATCTTCGCCCAGCACGCCAAGTCCCGAGAGGGCAAGGCGCAGGTCTCGCTGGCACAGATGCAGTACATGCTGCCGCGGCTGCGAGGCTGGGGTCAGTCGCTCTCCCGTCAGATGGGCGGCGGCGGTTCCAGCGGCGGTGGCGGTATGGCCACCCGTGGTCCCGGTGAGACCAAGATCGAGACGGACCGGCGGCGGATCCGCGAGAAGATGGCGAAGATGCGCCGGGAGATCGCGGAGATGAAGACGGGCCGCGAGATCAAGCGCCAGGAGCGCAAGCGCAACAAGGTGCCGTCGGTCGCCATCGCCGGTTACACCAACGCGGGCAAGTCCTCGCTGCTCAACCGGCTCACCGGGGCAGGCGTCCTGGTGGAGAACGCACTGTTCGCCACCCTGGACCCGACCGTGCGCCGGGCCGAGACGCCGAGCGGCCGGCTCTACACGTTGGCCGACACCGTCGGGTTCGTACGGCATCTGCCGCACCACCTCGTCGAGGCGTTCCGCTCCACCATGGAGGAGGTCGGCGAGTCCGACCTGATCCTCCACGTGGTGGACGGCTCGCACCCGGCACCGGAGGAGCAGCTCGCCGCGGTGCGCGAGGTGATCCGCGAAGTGGGTGCGGTGGACGTGCCCGAGATCGTGGTCGTCAACAAGGCGGACGCGGCCGATCCGCTGGTGCTCCAGCGGCTGCTGCGCATCGAGAGGCACGCGATCGCCGTCTCGGCGCGCACCGGCGCCGGTATCGATGAGCTGCTCACACTCATCGACACCGAACTGCCGCGGCCGTCGGTCGAGATCGACGCGCTCGTCCCGTACATCCAGGGCGGACTCGTCTCCCGGGTGCATGCCGAGGGCGAGGTGATCTCCGAGGAGCACACGTCGGAGGGCACCCTGCTCAAGGCGCGGGTGCATGAGGAGCTGGCGGCCGAGCTCTCCTCGTTCGTCCCCGTGGCGCACTGA
- a CDS encoding M1 family metallopeptidase, which translates to MPFISRRLRAALLATASATLVAATLPSPVPLGIGDPLFPHLGNPGYDVRAYDIGLTYHGDNSKPLDAVTRIDARTTEPLDRINLDFTRGTVRGVEVNGLRADFAVKDEDLVIEPAGRLPAGVPLRITVRHTSDPGGDQDTGGWLRTADGLAMANQADAAHRVFPSNDHPADKAYFTFRVTAPKGLTVVANGLPAGTARHGADTTWTYRTEHPMATELAQVSIGRSTVLHRTGPHRLPMRDVVPTADRKLLEPWLSRTPAQLEWMEQQVGRYPFETYGLLVADTKTGFELETQTLSLFERSLFAGADYPEWYLESIMVHELAHQWFGDSVSPQRWSDLWLNEGHATWYEARFAEDHADKPLERRMREAYTRSDGWRAAGGPPARPDAPAPGHKISLFRPVVYDGSALILYALRQEIGSSAFDRVERNWVKKHRDSNATTEDFVRLASQAAGRDLTSFFEGWLYGEKTPPMPGHPDWRSTAPAAQR; encoded by the coding sequence ATGCCGTTCATCTCCCGCCGCCTGCGGGCCGCTCTGCTGGCCACCGCATCAGCCACCCTCGTCGCAGCCACCCTCCCCTCGCCCGTGCCGCTCGGCATCGGCGATCCGCTCTTCCCCCACCTCGGAAACCCGGGGTACGACGTCCGCGCCTACGACATCGGACTCACCTACCACGGCGACAACAGCAAGCCGCTGGACGCCGTCACCAGGATCGACGCGCGGACCACCGAACCGCTCGACCGGATCAACCTCGACTTCACCCGGGGCACGGTCCGCGGGGTCGAGGTCAACGGACTCCGCGCCGACTTCGCCGTCAAGGACGAGGACCTGGTCATCGAGCCGGCGGGGCGGCTCCCAGCCGGAGTGCCGCTGCGCATCACCGTCCGGCACACCAGCGACCCCGGCGGCGACCAGGACACCGGTGGCTGGCTGCGTACCGCCGACGGCCTGGCCATGGCCAATCAGGCCGACGCCGCGCACCGGGTCTTCCCGAGCAACGACCACCCCGCGGACAAGGCGTACTTCACCTTCCGGGTCACCGCGCCCAAGGGCCTCACCGTGGTGGCCAACGGACTGCCCGCCGGCACGGCCCGGCACGGCGCCGACACCACCTGGACCTACCGGACCGAACACCCCATGGCCACCGAACTGGCCCAGGTCTCGATCGGCCGGTCCACCGTCCTGCACCGGACCGGCCCGCACCGGCTGCCGATGCGCGACGTGGTGCCCACCGCCGACCGCAAGCTCCTCGAACCCTGGCTCAGCAGGACCCCCGCCCAGCTGGAGTGGATGGAACAGCAGGTCGGCCGCTACCCCTTCGAGACGTACGGGCTGCTCGTCGCCGACACCAAGACCGGCTTCGAGCTGGAGACCCAGACGCTCTCGCTCTTCGAACGGTCCCTGTTCGCCGGGGCCGACTATCCCGAGTGGTACCTCGAATCGATCATGGTGCACGAGCTCGCCCACCAGTGGTTCGGCGACAGCGTCTCCCCGCAGCGGTGGTCCGATCTCTGGCTCAACGAGGGGCACGCCACCTGGTACGAGGCCCGCTTCGCCGAGGACCACGCCGACAAGCCGCTGGAGCGCCGGATGCGCGAGGCGTACACCCGGTCCGACGGCTGGCGCGCCGCGGGCGGTCCGCCGGCCCGCCCCGACGCCCCGGCGCCCGGACACAAGATCAGCCTGTTCCGGCCGGTGGTGTACGACGGCAGCGCGCTGATCCTCTACGCGCTGCGCCAGGAGATCGGCAGCAGCGCGTTCGACCGGGTGGAGCGGAACTGGGTGAAGAAGCACCGGGACTCCAACGCGACCACCGAGGACTTCGTCCGCCTCGCGTCCCAGGCCGCGGGCCGCGACCTGACCTCGTTCTTCGAGGGCTGGCTGTACGGGGAGAAGACCCCGCCGATGCCTGGGCACCCGGACTGGCGCAGCACCGCGCCCGCCGCACAGCGATAA
- a CDS encoding RelA/SpoT family protein: MSAEATSPGAPIRRRGRPRIDLRRLGRVALLGPVSRDRLPDAIGHVAEAHRAHHPDADLSILRRAYVLAESSHRGQMRKSGEPYITHPLAVTLILAQLGAETTTLTASLLHDTVEDTDVTLDQVREQFGKEVCYLVDGVTKLEKVDYGAAAEPETFRKMLVATGDDVRVMSIKLADRLHNMRTLGVMRPEKQARIAKVTRDVLIPLAERLGVQALKTELEDLVFAILHPEEYERTRALIDAASARPDGSGAARQDPLAAIAENVTTVLREAGIPAEVLIRPRHFVSVHRVGIKRGELRGTDFGRLLVLVGEDADCYAVLGELHTCFTPVISEFKDFIAAPKFNLYQSLHTAVVGEDGAVAEVLIRTHRMHKVAEAGVIALGNPYAADNGTGPQAAEPADGERADPTRPGWLSRLLEWQQSAPDPDTFWTTLRADLAQDREITVFRTDGGTLGLPAGASCVDAAYAQYGDEAHNCIGARVNGRLATLGTVLSDGDTVQLLLAEDAASGPSPDWLDHARTPAARIAITGWLDAHPEDTRSPQGTRPAETGPEQHTQGHSRPGPQAQQTAGTGPAVAVSAVVDRPHAPVRLAGCCTPVPPDAVTGFLVRGGAVTVHRLECPAVARMRSVGRTPVAVSWGEATECRVTLVAESFGRPRLLADLTEAIATADAAIIAATVEPPSEQRVRHTYTLQLPDAAGLPALMRAMRDVPGVYDVSRAQHRAATV; this comes from the coding sequence ATGAGCGCAGAGGCCACCAGCCCAGGTGCCCCCATCCGCAGACGGGGCCGTCCCCGGATCGATCTGCGCAGGCTCGGCCGCGTCGCGCTGCTCGGCCCCGTCTCCCGCGACCGGCTGCCCGACGCCATCGGTCATGTCGCCGAGGCGCACCGGGCCCACCACCCGGATGCCGATCTCTCGATCCTGCGCCGGGCCTACGTACTGGCGGAGTCCTCGCACCGGGGACAGATGCGCAAGAGCGGCGAGCCGTACATCACGCACCCGCTCGCGGTCACCCTGATCCTCGCCCAGCTCGGCGCCGAGACGACGACACTCACCGCATCGCTGCTCCACGACACCGTCGAGGACACCGATGTGACCCTCGATCAGGTGCGGGAGCAGTTCGGCAAAGAGGTCTGCTACCTAGTCGACGGCGTCACCAAACTCGAGAAGGTCGACTACGGGGCGGCGGCCGAGCCCGAGACCTTCCGCAAGATGCTGGTCGCCACCGGGGACGACGTCCGGGTCATGTCCATCAAGCTCGCCGACCGGCTGCACAACATGCGCACCCTCGGCGTGATGCGGCCCGAGAAACAGGCCAGGATCGCCAAGGTCACCCGCGACGTACTGATCCCGCTGGCCGAACGGCTCGGGGTACAGGCCCTCAAGACCGAGCTGGAGGACCTCGTCTTCGCGATCCTCCACCCCGAGGAGTACGAACGGACCCGCGCGCTGATCGACGCCGCGTCGGCGCGGCCGGACGGCTCCGGCGCCGCCCGTCAGGACCCGCTCGCTGCCATCGCCGAGAACGTCACGACGGTGCTGCGGGAGGCCGGCATCCCCGCCGAAGTCCTCATCAGGCCACGCCACTTCGTGTCCGTGCACCGGGTCGGCATCAAACGCGGCGAGCTGCGCGGCACCGACTTCGGCCGGCTGCTGGTGCTGGTCGGCGAGGACGCCGACTGCTACGCCGTGCTCGGTGAACTGCACACCTGCTTCACGCCGGTGATCTCCGAGTTCAAGGACTTCATCGCCGCCCCCAAGTTCAACCTGTACCAGTCGCTGCACACCGCCGTCGTGGGCGAGGACGGGGCGGTCGCCGAAGTCCTCATCCGTACCCACCGGATGCACAAGGTCGCCGAGGCCGGAGTCATCGCCCTCGGCAATCCGTACGCCGCGGACAACGGCACCGGCCCCCAGGCCGCCGAACCCGCCGACGGGGAACGCGCAGACCCCACCAGGCCCGGCTGGCTCTCCCGCCTCCTCGAATGGCAGCAGTCCGCCCCGGACCCCGACACCTTCTGGACCACGCTCCGCGCCGATCTGGCCCAGGACCGGGAGATCACGGTCTTCCGGACCGACGGCGGCACGCTCGGGCTGCCCGCCGGAGCCAGCTGCGTGGACGCCGCCTACGCGCAGTACGGGGACGAGGCGCACAACTGCATCGGCGCCCGCGTCAACGGCCGCCTGGCCACCCTCGGCACCGTACTCAGCGACGGCGACACCGTGCAGCTGCTGCTCGCCGAGGACGCCGCCTCGGGCCCCTCGCCCGACTGGCTCGACCACGCCCGGACCCCCGCCGCCCGCATCGCCATCACCGGCTGGCTGGACGCCCACCCCGAGGACACCCGCAGCCCGCAGGGCACCCGGCCCGCGGAGACCGGACCCGAGCAGCACACGCAGGGGCACTCCAGGCCCGGACCACAGGCTCAGCAGACCGCCGGTACCGGGCCCGCCGTGGCCGTGAGCGCCGTGGTGGACCGGCCGCACGCCCCCGTACGGCTCGCGGGCTGCTGCACCCCCGTACCCCCCGACGCAGTCACCGGATTCCTCGTGCGCGGCGGCGCCGTCACCGTGCACCGCCTGGAGTGTCCCGCCGTCGCCCGGATGCGGTCCGTCGGCCGGACGCCGGTCGCGGTGAGCTGGGGAGAGGCCACCGAGTGCCGGGTCACACTGGTCGCCGAGTCCTTCGGACGCCCCCGGCTGCTCGCCGATCTCACCGAGGCGATCGCGACGGCGGACGCGGCGATCATCGCCGCCACCGTCGAACCGCCGAGCGAACAACGCGTCCGGCACACCTACACCCTGCAACTCCCCGACGCGGCAGGACTGCCGGCCCTGATGCGCGCCATGCGTGACGTGCCCGGGGTGTACGACGTGAGCCGCGCCCAGCACCGCGCGGCCACCGTCTGA
- the dapF gene encoding diaminopimelate epimerase translates to MSTSQIAFLKGHGTENDFVIVPDPDNAIDLPASVVARLCDRRAGIGGDGLLHVVRSAAHPEAQAMAAEAEWFMDYRNADGSIAEMCGNGVRVFAGYLQRAGHVEQGDLAVATRGGVKKVHIAKDGAITVSMGRALLPEDGVTVSLEGRSWNARNVNMGNPHAVAFVGDLTHAGDLLSVPPYSPAAVYPDGVNIEFVVDRGPRHVAMRVHERGSGETRSCGTGACAVAVAAARRDGADPTETGTPVTYTVDLPGGTLLITERPDGEIEMTGPAVIVAEGLIDPAWLETVAG, encoded by the coding sequence GTGAGCACCTCGCAGATCGCCTTCCTCAAGGGTCACGGCACCGAGAACGACTTCGTGATCGTTCCCGACCCGGACAACGCCATCGACCTGCCCGCTTCCGTCGTCGCCCGGCTCTGCGACCGCCGGGCCGGTATCGGCGGTGACGGACTGCTGCACGTCGTACGGTCCGCCGCGCACCCCGAGGCGCAGGCCATGGCCGCCGAGGCCGAATGGTTCATGGACTACCGCAACGCGGACGGCTCGATCGCCGAGATGTGCGGCAACGGGGTCCGGGTCTTCGCCGGATACCTCCAGCGCGCCGGGCACGTCGAGCAGGGCGACCTGGCCGTCGCGACCCGGGGCGGCGTGAAGAAGGTGCACATCGCCAAGGACGGCGCCATCACGGTCTCCATGGGGCGCGCTCTCCTCCCCGAGGACGGTGTCACGGTCAGCCTCGAGGGCCGCAGCTGGAACGCCCGCAACGTGAACATGGGCAACCCACACGCCGTCGCCTTCGTCGGCGACCTGACACACGCCGGCGACCTGCTCTCCGTACCGCCCTACAGCCCCGCGGCCGTCTACCCCGACGGCGTCAACATCGAGTTCGTGGTGGACCGCGGACCGCGCCATGTCGCCATGCGGGTCCACGAGCGCGGCTCCGGCGAGACCCGCTCCTGCGGCACGGGCGCCTGCGCCGTGGCCGTCGCCGCGGCCCGCAGGGACGGCGCGGACCCCACGGAGACCGGCACCCCGGTCACGTACACCGTCGATCTGCCGGGCGGCACCCTCCTGATCACCGAGCGGCCGGACGGCGAGATCGAGATGACCGGACCGGCCGTGATCGTCGCCGAGGGGCTGATCGACCCCGCCTGGCTCGAAACGGTGGCCGGTTAG
- the miaA gene encoding tRNA (adenosine(37)-N6)-dimethylallyltransferase MiaA — MRSSAPASRVITVVGPTAAGKSDLGVFLAQQLDGEVVNADSMQLYRGMDIGTAKLTLAERESVPHRLLDIWDVTETASVAEYQRLARAEIDRLLAAGRTPVLVGGSGLYVKGAIDALEFPGTDPDVRARLEEELVERGSGALHARLAAADPEAGRAILPSNGRRIVRALEVIEITGKPFTANLPGNDAVYDTVQIGVDVARPELDERIALRVDRMWAAGLVDEVRALEAHGLREGRTASRALGYQQVLAALARECTEDEARAETVRATKRFARRQDSWFRRDPRVHWLSGAAEHRGELPRQALALIERAVTA, encoded by the coding sequence GTGAGAAGCTCAGCTCCCGCATCGCGGGTCATCACCGTCGTCGGTCCCACTGCGGCCGGAAAGTCCGATCTGGGAGTATTCCTTGCTCAGCAGCTCGACGGCGAAGTGGTCAACGCCGACTCCATGCAGCTCTACCGGGGGATGGACATCGGTACCGCGAAGCTGACGCTCGCCGAACGAGAATCCGTCCCGCACCGCCTGCTGGACATCTGGGACGTCACCGAGACCGCCAGCGTCGCCGAGTACCAGCGGCTGGCCCGCGCCGAGATCGACCGGCTGCTCGCCGCCGGCCGCACCCCCGTCCTCGTGGGCGGCTCCGGGCTCTACGTGAAGGGCGCCATCGACGCCCTGGAGTTCCCCGGCACGGACCCCGATGTGCGCGCCAGGCTGGAGGAGGAGCTGGTCGAGCGCGGCTCCGGAGCGCTGCACGCCCGGCTCGCCGCCGCCGACCCCGAAGCGGGCCGGGCCATCCTGCCCAGCAACGGCCGCCGGATCGTCAGGGCCCTCGAAGTCATCGAGATCACCGGCAAGCCCTTCACCGCGAATCTCCCCGGTAACGATGCGGTGTACGACACCGTTCAGATCGGCGTCGACGTGGCCCGCCCGGAACTCGACGAACGCATCGCCCTGAGGGTCGACCGGATGTGGGCGGCCGGGCTCGTGGACGAGGTGCGAGCCCTGGAGGCGCACGGCCTGCGCGAGGGCCGGACCGCCTCCCGGGCGCTCGGCTACCAGCAGGTACTCGCCGCGCTGGCCCGGGAATGCACCGAGGACGAGGCACGCGCCGAGACCGTCCGCGCCACCAAGCGATTCGCCCGCCGTCAGGACTCGTGGTTCCGCCGCGACCCGCGGGTCCACTGGCTGAGCGGCGCCGCGGAACACCGCGGGGAACTCCCGCGCCAGGCGCTGGCGTTGATCGAACGAGCGGTTACAGCCTGA
- a CDS encoding antitoxin yields the protein MGFLDNLKAKLSPAKDKVGELAHQHGEKIDHGLDKAARTVDEKTKGKYSDKIESGARKAKDAVERLSHKKDEGGTPPPAS from the coding sequence ATGGGCTTCCTGGACAATTTGAAGGCCAAGCTGAGCCCCGCCAAGGACAAGGTCGGCGAACTCGCGCATCAGCACGGGGAAAAGATCGACCATGGGCTCGACAAGGCCGCGCGTACGGTCGACGAAAAGACCAAGGGCAAGTACAGCGACAAGATCGAGTCCGGCGCGAGGAAGGCCAAGGACGCGGTCGAGCGCCTGTCCCACAAGAAGGACGAGGGTGGTACGCCGCCGCCCGCTTCCTGA
- a CDS encoding class III extradiol dioxygenase subunit B-like domain-containing protein, giving the protein MLVAAAVCPCPPLLVPEVAAGAAPELDTLRDACADALGVLAAARPDLLVVVGPADPPGRGPHPEGATGTFEGFGVDLGVRLGRDLGPVGAGHSLPPSLALGAWLLARAEWAGAPVEGLGVGEPLAAERCTSTGRDLAARAERVALLVMGDGSACRTLKAPGYLDERAEAFDAAAARALGAADPDALIALDESMAHELKAAGRAPWQVLAGAAQGAGLAGRLLYEDAPYGVGYLVAAWS; this is encoded by the coding sequence ATGCTTGTCGCCGCCGCTGTCTGCCCCTGCCCGCCCCTGCTGGTACCCGAGGTCGCCGCCGGGGCCGCTCCCGAGCTCGACACCCTGCGGGACGCCTGCGCCGACGCTCTCGGCGTGCTCGCCGCCGCACGTCCCGACCTGCTGGTCGTGGTCGGGCCCGCGGACCCGCCGGGCCGCGGGCCGCACCCCGAGGGGGCGACCGGAACCTTCGAGGGGTTCGGCGTCGACCTGGGCGTACGGCTCGGCCGCGACCTCGGACCGGTGGGGGCGGGCCACTCGCTTCCGCCGTCCCTCGCCCTCGGCGCCTGGCTCCTGGCCCGCGCGGAATGGGCCGGTGCGCCGGTCGAGGGGCTGGGCGTGGGGGAGCCGCTGGCGGCCGAGCGCTGTACGAGCACCGGGCGGGACCTGGCCGCACGGGCGGAGCGGGTCGCGCTGCTCGTGATGGGCGACGGCAGCGCCTGCCGCACGCTCAAGGCCCCCGGCTATCTGGACGAACGCGCCGAGGCGTTCGACGCGGCGGCCGCCCGGGCGCTGGGCGCGGCGGACCCGGACGCGCTGATCGCGCTGGACGAGTCAATGGCGCACGAACTGAAGGCGGCGGGCCGGGCACCCTGGCAGGTCCTCGCGGGCGCGGCACAGGGGGCAGGCCTGGCTGGACGGCTGCTGTACGAGGACGCCCCGTACGGCGTCGGCTATCTGGTCGCCGCCTGGTCCTGA